One window of the Pseudomonas lurida genome contains the following:
- a CDS encoding phospholipase D-like domain-containing protein, with amino-acid sequence MSGAVFPWRSANRFELLIDGPNFFPQMLVGIARAEHQVDLELYLVEAGACAEEMVKALVQAAERGVRVRCLFDDYGSLAFTLGLRRRLTDAGVQLRFYNPLSWRRWMRNLYRDHRKLLLIDQCIAVVGGTGVTDEFWTPGQDTADWHEVMVQISGPLVLDWQALFDRQWHANAARREWKPATHFGLPRLPKVPATGPGLGRVAYADARQHRDILQSLIRALNSSQQRIWLATPYFLPTWSVRRALRRAAGRGVDVRLLLTGPRTDHPSVRYAGHRYYPRLLRSGVQIFEYQPCFLHLKMVLVDDWVSIGSCNFDHWNLRFNLEANLEALDPELTRAVEGSFERDFAQSQAVSLEAWKSRPLWRRVKQRVWGWIDRLVVNVLDRRG; translated from the coding sequence GTGAGTGGCGCGGTGTTCCCGTGGCGCAGCGCCAACCGTTTCGAACTGTTGATCGACGGGCCGAATTTTTTCCCCCAGATGCTGGTGGGCATTGCGCGGGCGGAGCACCAGGTTGATCTGGAGTTGTACCTGGTCGAAGCCGGAGCCTGCGCCGAAGAAATGGTGAAAGCCTTGGTGCAGGCCGCCGAGCGCGGTGTACGGGTGCGTTGCCTGTTTGATGACTACGGCAGCCTGGCGTTTACCCTCGGGCTGCGCAGACGCCTGACTGACGCCGGGGTGCAATTGCGGTTCTACAACCCGCTGAGCTGGCGTCGCTGGATGCGCAACCTCTACCGCGACCATCGCAAGCTGTTGCTGATCGACCAGTGCATTGCCGTGGTCGGTGGCACCGGTGTGACGGATGAGTTCTGGACGCCAGGGCAAGACACCGCCGACTGGCATGAGGTGATGGTGCAGATCAGCGGGCCGCTGGTATTGGATTGGCAGGCGCTGTTCGACCGGCAATGGCATGCCAATGCCGCCCGACGGGAGTGGAAGCCCGCGACCCATTTCGGGTTGCCACGTTTGCCCAAGGTGCCGGCGACGGGCCCGGGCCTGGGGCGCGTGGCCTATGCCGATGCCCGTCAGCACCGGGATATCCTGCAATCGCTGATCCGCGCCTTGAACAGCAGCCAACAGCGTATCTGGCTGGCCACTCCGTATTTCCTGCCGACCTGGAGCGTGCGCCGAGCCTTGCGCCGTGCTGCGGGGCGCGGCGTCGATGTGCGTTTGCTGCTGACCGGCCCGCGCACCGATCACCCGTCGGTGCGATACGCCGGCCACCGTTATTACCCGCGCTTGCTGCGTTCGGGCGTGCAGATCTTTGAATACCAGCCGTGTTTCCTGCACTTGAAGATGGTGCTGGTGGACGATTGGGTCAGCATCGGCTCATGCAACTTCGACCACTGGAATTTACGCTTCAACCTCGAAGCCAATCTGGAGGCGTTGGACCCTGAACTGACGCGGGCGGTGGAGGGCAGTTTCGAGCGGGATTTTGCACAGAGCCAGGCCGTGAGCCTGGAGGCGTGGAAGTCGCGGCCATTGTGGCGGCGGGTGAAGCAGCGGGTGTGGGGGTGGATTGATCGGTTGGTGGTCAACGTGCTCGACCGACGCGGCTAG
- the bglX gene encoding beta-glucosidase BglX, which produces MKKLCLLGLVATLASHPVWAETKPAALKDKDAFVSDLLKQMTLDEKIGQLRLISIGPEMPRELIRKEIAAGRIGGTFNSITRPENRPMQDAAMRSRLKIPMFFAYDVIHGHRTIFPISLALASSWDMEAIGRSGRIAAQEAAADSLDITFAPMVDISRDPRWGRTSEGFGEDTYLVSRIAEVMVKAFQGVSPANADSIMASVKHFALYGAVEGGRDYNVVDMSPVKMYQDYLPPYHAAIKAGSGGVMVALNSINGVPATANTWLMNDLLRKDWGFKGLAVSDHGAIFELIKHGVAKDGREAAKLAIKAGIDMSMNDSLYGKELPGLLKSGEIEQSDIDNAVREVLGAKYDMGLFKDPYLRIGKAEDDPADTYAESRLHRADARDIARRSLVLLKNQNETLPLKKSATIALVGPLAKAPIDMMGSWAAAGKPEQSVTLLDGLNAVIGEKGKIIYARGANITNDKAVVDYLNFLNFDAPEVVDDTRPAQVMIDEAVKAAKDADVVVAAVGESRGMSHESSSRTDLNIPQSQRDLIKALKATGKPLVLVLMNGRPLSILEETQQADAILETWFAGTEGGNAIADVLFGDYNPSGKLPITFPRSVGQIPTYYNHLTIGRPFTPGKPGNYTSQYFDDTTGPLFPFGYGLSYTTFGLSDMALSSTTLNKTGKLDASVTVTNTGKVDGETVVQLYIQDVAGSMIRPIKELKNFQKIMLKAGEERTLHFTITEEDLKFYNTQLKFAAEPGEFNVQIGLDSQDVQQQTFELL; this is translated from the coding sequence ATGAAAAAGCTGTGTTTGCTCGGCCTTGTTGCCACTCTGGCCAGTCACCCCGTATGGGCAGAAACAAAGCCTGCTGCGCTTAAAGACAAGGACGCCTTCGTCAGCGACCTGCTCAAGCAGATGACCCTGGATGAAAAGATCGGCCAATTGCGCCTGATCAGCATCGGCCCCGAGATGCCCCGCGAGCTGATCCGCAAGGAAATCGCCGCCGGCCGCATCGGTGGCACGTTCAACTCCATCACCCGCCCCGAAAACCGTCCGATGCAGGATGCGGCCATGCGCAGCCGCTTGAAGATCCCGATGTTCTTCGCCTACGACGTGATCCACGGCCACCGCACGATTTTCCCGATCAGCCTGGCCCTGGCGTCCAGCTGGGACATGGAGGCCATTGGCCGCTCCGGGCGCATCGCCGCCCAGGAAGCTGCCGCCGACAGCCTCGACATCACCTTCGCACCGATGGTCGACATCTCCCGCGACCCGCGTTGGGGCCGTACGTCCGAAGGTTTCGGTGAAGACACCTACCTGGTGTCGCGCATCGCCGAAGTGATGGTCAAGGCCTTCCAGGGCGTGAGCCCCGCGAATGCCGACAGCATCATGGCCAGCGTCAAGCACTTCGCCCTGTATGGCGCGGTGGAGGGCGGTCGCGACTACAACGTGGTCGACATGAGCCCGGTCAAGATGTACCAGGACTACCTGCCGCCTTACCACGCGGCGATCAAGGCCGGCTCCGGCGGTGTGATGGTGGCGCTTAACTCGATCAACGGCGTGCCCGCCACCGCCAATACCTGGCTGATGAACGACCTGCTGCGCAAGGACTGGGGCTTCAAGGGCCTGGCCGTGAGCGACCATGGCGCGATCTTCGAACTGATCAAGCACGGGGTGGCCAAGGACGGGCGTGAAGCCGCCAAGCTGGCGATCAAGGCCGGCATCGACATGAGCATGAACGACTCGCTGTACGGCAAGGAACTGCCGGGGCTGCTCAAGTCCGGTGAGATCGAGCAGAGCGACATCGACAACGCTGTGCGCGAAGTGCTCGGCGCCAAGTACGACATGGGCCTGTTCAAGGACCCGTACCTGCGTATCGGCAAGGCCGAGGATGACCCGGCGGACACCTACGCCGAAAGCCGCCTGCACCGTGCCGACGCACGCGACATCGCGCGCCGCAGCCTGGTATTGCTGAAAAACCAGAATGAAACGCTGCCGCTGAAAAAGTCCGCCACCATTGCCCTGGTCGGTCCGTTGGCCAAGGCCCCTATCGACATGATGGGCAGTTGGGCCGCCGCCGGTAAGCCGGAACAATCGGTCACCCTGCTCGACGGCTTGAACGCAGTGATCGGCGAGAAGGGCAAGATCATCTATGCCCGTGGCGCCAACATCACCAACGACAAGGCCGTGGTCGACTACCTGAACTTCCTCAACTTCGATGCACCGGAAGTGGTGGATGACACCCGCCCTGCCCAGGTGATGATCGATGAAGCGGTCAAAGCCGCGAAAGACGCTGATGTCGTGGTTGCCGCCGTGGGTGAATCCCGAGGCATGTCCCACGAATCATCGAGCCGCACCGACCTGAACATTCCGCAAAGCCAGCGCGACCTGATCAAGGCCTTGAAAGCCACCGGCAAGCCGCTGGTGCTGGTATTGATGAACGGTCGACCACTGTCGATCCTCGAAGAGACCCAGCAGGCCGACGCGATCCTGGAAACCTGGTTCGCCGGTACCGAAGGCGGCAACGCCATCGCCGACGTGCTGTTTGGTGACTACAACCCGTCGGGCAAGCTGCCGATCACTTTCCCACGCTCGGTGGGGCAGATTCCGACCTACTACAACCACCTGACCATCGGCCGGCCGTTCACGCCAGGCAAGCCGGGCAACTACACCTCGCAGTACTTCGATGACACCACCGGGCCGCTGTTCCCGTTCGGGTATGGCCTGAGCTACACCACGTTCGGCCTGTCGGACATGGCGCTGTCGTCTACCACCCTGAACAAGACCGGCAAGCTCGACGCCAGTGTCACCGTGACCAACACCGGCAAGGTGGACGGCGAAACCGTGGTGCAGTTGTATATCCAGGACGTGGCCGGTTCGATGATCCGACCGATCAAAGAGCTGAAGAACTTCCAGAAGATCATGCTCAAGGCTGGGGAGGAGCGCACCCTGCACTTCACCATCACCGAGGAAGACTTGAAGTTCTACAACACCCAGCTGAAGTTCGCCGCGGAACCGGGCGAGTTCAATGTGCAGATCGGCCTGGATTCCCAGGATGTGCAGCAACAAACCTTCGAATTGCTCTGA
- a CDS encoding LemA family protein yields the protein MQAAQGYRWGLKAAVLLLIGTVLSGCGINTIPTLDEQAKAAWGQVQNQYQRRADLIPNLVEVVKGYAAHEQDTLTAVIEARAKATSIQVDASTLDNPEKLKQFQQAQDGLSGALSRLMVVSERYPDLKANQNFLALQSQLEGTENRIAVARRDFIQAVQAYNTEIRTFPGRLWHSVMYSDLPIRATFEATSADADKAPQVKFK from the coding sequence ATGCAAGCAGCACAAGGTTACCGTTGGGGCTTGAAAGCCGCGGTTTTGCTACTGATCGGCACGGTGCTGAGCGGTTGCGGCATCAACACTATCCCGACCCTGGACGAACAGGCCAAGGCGGCCTGGGGCCAGGTGCAGAACCAGTACCAGCGTCGCGCCGACCTGATCCCCAACCTGGTGGAAGTGGTGAAGGGCTACGCCGCCCATGAACAGGACACCCTCACTGCCGTGATTGAAGCGCGGGCCAAGGCCACCTCGATCCAAGTGGACGCCAGCACCCTCGACAACCCGGAAAAACTCAAGCAGTTCCAGCAAGCCCAGGACGGTTTGAGCGGCGCACTCAGCCGTTTGATGGTGGTGTCCGAGCGTTACCCGGACCTGAAGGCCAACCAGAACTTCCTGGCCCTGCAATCCCAGCTTGAAGGCACCGAAAACCGTATCGCCGTGGCCCGCCGCGACTTTATCCAGGCGGTGCAGGCTTACAACACCGAGATCCGTACCTTCCCGGGCCGCCTGTGGCACAGCGTGATGTACAGCGACTTGCCGATCCGCGCTACGTTTGAAGCCACCAGTGCCGATGCCGATAAAGCGCCGCAAGTGAAGTTCAAGTAA
- a CDS encoding TPM domain-containing protein, with the protein MRLLRIGLALWLLACVGMAQAALTFPALTGRVVDSAEMIDPATRAQLTQQLQALEQTSGDQIVVVTVPDLQGVPIEDLGYQLGRQWGIGQKGKDNGALLIVARDERKLRIEVGYGLEGVLTDAQSWVIINQVIAPKFKAGNFSQGISDGVAAMVQVVGGEPLAVPAHVADANFAKDNPGFSIGLFILLIGVLWLCNRMGLPVGAILLAILSSSGRGGGGGGGGGGGFRGGGGGFGGGGASGGW; encoded by the coding sequence ATGCGTTTATTACGGATAGGCCTGGCGCTGTGGCTGTTAGCCTGCGTCGGCATGGCCCAGGCGGCGCTGACCTTCCCGGCGCTGACCGGGCGGGTGGTGGACAGCGCCGAGATGATCGACCCCGCCACGCGTGCCCAACTGACACAGCAGTTGCAGGCGCTGGAGCAGACCTCCGGTGACCAGATCGTGGTGGTCACCGTGCCCGACCTGCAGGGCGTGCCCATCGAGGACTTAGGTTATCAATTGGGCCGCCAGTGGGGCATTGGCCAGAAGGGCAAGGACAACGGCGCACTGTTGATCGTTGCGCGCGATGAGCGCAAATTGCGCATCGAAGTCGGCTATGGCCTTGAAGGAGTGCTCACTGATGCGCAGTCGTGGGTGATCATCAACCAGGTGATTGCGCCCAAGTTCAAGGCCGGCAATTTCAGCCAGGGCATCAGCGACGGTGTGGCCGCGATGGTGCAGGTGGTGGGCGGCGAACCGCTGGCCGTACCGGCCCATGTGGCGGACGCCAACTTTGCCAAGGATAATCCCGGGTTTTCCATCGGCTTGTTTATCTTGCTGATCGGCGTCTTGTGGCTGTGCAATCGCATGGGGCTGCCGGTGGGCGCGATCCTGCTGGCGATTCTCAGCAGCAGCGGGCGTGGCGGTGGTGGCGGGGGAGGCGGCGGCGGTGGTTTCCGGGGCGGCGGTGGCGGCTTCGGCGGCGGCGGGGCTTCAGGCGGCTGGTGA
- a CDS encoding TPM domain-containing protein, which translates to MALLTEHEQRQVAEAIARVEKTTDAELVTVLAARADDYAYIPLLWASLIALVVPGVVHYLSGYLTMYTLLLAQWATFIVLCLVFRLPKVTTHLIPRSVRHWRASNLARRQFLEQNLHHTLGSTGVLIFVSEAERYVEILVDDGISRHLDDSSWDAIVKAFTQQVKQGQTLAGFISCIEACGELLKVHVPVTQPRNELPNRLVVLE; encoded by the coding sequence ATGGCATTACTGACTGAACATGAGCAGCGCCAGGTCGCCGAGGCGATTGCCCGCGTGGAAAAAACCACCGACGCAGAACTGGTGACCGTACTGGCTGCCCGCGCCGATGACTACGCCTACATTCCGCTGTTGTGGGCCAGCCTGATCGCGTTGGTGGTGCCCGGTGTGGTGCACTACCTGTCGGGCTACCTGACCATGTACACCTTGCTGCTGGCGCAATGGGCGACGTTCATCGTGTTGTGCCTGGTGTTTCGCCTGCCGAAGGTGACCACCCACTTGATCCCGCGCTCGGTACGCCATTGGCGTGCGTCCAACCTGGCGCGGCGGCAGTTCCTGGAGCAGAACCTGCATCACACCCTTGGCAGTACCGGCGTGCTTATTTTTGTCAGTGAGGCCGAGCGGTACGTGGAGATCCTGGTGGATGACGGTATCTCCAGGCATCTGGATGACAGCAGCTGGGATGCAATCGTCAAGGCGTTTACCCAGCAGGTGAAGCAGGGGCAGACGCTGGCGGGGTTTATCAGTTGCATTGAAGCCTGTGGCGAGTTGCTCAAGGTGCATGTGCCGGTGACCCAGCCTCGCAACGAGTTGCCCAATCGCCTGGTCGTACTCGAATAA
- a CDS encoding class I SAM-dependent methyltransferase — protein sequence MSVTAQPDHHAQFIELLSASLAQNAFIKLVLAKYVGEEAELQRLIIKPVTVKEQACLSFVYRYKTRDITKNFPLADGVAAIAELLPAQFKNAHLLSLTDEAQLEYSKKNKSSLFKSKPQQLREAPSAEHNREKNRFLDLSRPFLADLGVTDAKQALIPSMSRKWKQINKFIEVFSHALTSSPLKLDQPVRVADFGSGKGYLTFAIHDYLRNTLKAEGEVTGVELREDMVTLCNTAAARLEHPGLVFKCGDVRSVAPSELDVMIALHACDIATDYAIHTGIRSGASIIMCSPCCHKQIRLQIQSPVLLKPMLQYGLHLGQQAEMVTDSLRALFLEACGYETKVFEFISLEHTNKNKMILAVKRAEPVDNAQLLEKIQELKAFYHITEHCLETLLRADGYLN from the coding sequence ATGTCTGTCACTGCTCAACCGGATCATCACGCCCAGTTCATCGAACTGCTCAGCGCAAGCCTCGCGCAGAACGCCTTTATCAAGCTGGTGCTGGCCAAGTACGTCGGTGAGGAAGCCGAGTTGCAGCGGCTGATCATCAAGCCGGTCACCGTCAAGGAGCAGGCGTGCCTGTCCTTCGTCTATCGCTACAAGACCCGCGATATCACCAAGAACTTTCCTTTGGCAGACGGCGTGGCGGCGATCGCCGAGCTGCTGCCGGCCCAGTTCAAGAACGCGCACCTGCTGTCACTGACCGACGAAGCCCAACTGGAATACAGCAAGAAGAACAAAAGCTCGCTGTTCAAAAGCAAGCCGCAGCAACTGCGTGAAGCGCCTTCGGCTGAGCATAACCGCGAGAAGAACCGCTTCCTCGACCTGAGCCGGCCGTTTCTCGCCGACCTGGGTGTGACGGACGCTAAGCAGGCGCTGATCCCGTCGATGTCGCGCAAATGGAAGCAGATCAACAAATTCATAGAGGTGTTCAGCCATGCGCTGACCTCGTCACCCTTGAAACTGGACCAGCCGGTGCGTGTTGCCGACTTCGGCTCGGGCAAGGGCTACCTGACGTTTGCGATTCACGACTACCTGCGCAACACCCTCAAGGCCGAGGGCGAGGTGACGGGCGTCGAATTGCGTGAAGACATGGTGACCCTGTGCAACACCGCCGCCGCGCGCCTGGAGCACCCGGGGCTGGTGTTCAAATGTGGCGATGTGCGCAGCGTCGCACCCAGCGAGCTGGACGTGATGATCGCCTTGCATGCGTGTGACATTGCCACGGACTATGCGATCCACACCGGCATCCGCTCCGGCGCGTCGATCATCATGTGTTCGCCGTGCTGCCACAAGCAGATCCGCCTGCAGATCCAGAGCCCGGTGCTGCTCAAACCGATGCTGCAATACGGCCTGCACCTTGGCCAGCAGGCAGAAATGGTCACTGACAGCCTGCGTGCATTGTTCCTCGAGGCCTGTGGTTATGAGACCAAGGTGTTCGAGTTCATCTCGCTGGAGCACACCAACAAGAACAAGATGATTCTTGCGGTCAAGCGCGCCGAACCCGTGGACAATGCGCAGTTGCTGGAGAAAATCCAGGAGCTGAAGGCGTTCTACCACATCACCGAACACTGCCTGGAAACCCTGCTGCGCGCTGACGGCTACCTGAATTGA
- a CDS encoding DMT family transporter translates to MSSRENTGMALGLLGVIIFSLTLPFTRIVVQEIHPLLNGLGRALFAAIPAAALLLWRRERWPTWRQVRGLCLVIAGVILGFPVLSAWAMQTLPASHGALVNGLQPLCVALYAAWLSHERPSKAFWACAALGSALVLSYALITGAGSVQAGDLLMLGAIAVGGLGYAEGGRLAKEMGGWQVICWALVLSTPVLIGPVWYLAAQHQGAVSMRAWWAFGYVSLFSQFLGFFAWYAGLAMGGIARVSQIQLLQIFFTIAFSALFFGEHIEPITWLFACGVIVTVMLGRKTAVQPAPAPKASAI, encoded by the coding sequence ATGAGCTCGCGCGAAAACACTGGCATGGCCCTCGGCCTGCTGGGCGTCATCATCTTCAGCCTGACCCTGCCCTTCACCCGTATCGTGGTGCAGGAAATCCACCCGTTGCTCAACGGCCTGGGCCGTGCACTGTTCGCGGCAATCCCGGCGGCGGCGCTGTTGCTGTGGCGGCGCGAGCGCTGGCCCACCTGGCGTCAGGTGCGCGGGCTGTGCCTGGTGATCGCAGGCGTTATTCTCGGCTTCCCGGTGCTGTCGGCCTGGGCCATGCAAACCTTGCCGGCCTCCCACGGCGCGCTGGTCAACGGCCTGCAACCGCTGTGCGTGGCGCTGTATGCGGCGTGGCTGTCCCATGAGCGGCCGTCAAAAGCCTTTTGGGCCTGTGCGGCGCTGGGCAGTGCGTTGGTGTTGAGTTATGCGCTGATCACCGGGGCCGGCAGTGTCCAGGCCGGCGACCTGCTGATGCTGGGTGCGATCGCCGTCGGTGGCCTGGGTTATGCCGAAGGTGGCCGTCTGGCCAAGGAGATGGGCGGCTGGCAGGTCATTTGCTGGGCGCTGGTGCTCTCGACCCCCGTGCTGATCGGCCCGGTGTGGTACCTGGCGGCGCAGCATCAAGGCGCGGTGTCGATGCGCGCGTGGTGGGCGTTTGGCTATGTATCGCTGTTCTCGCAGTTCCTGGGCTTCTTTGCCTGGTATGCGGGCCTGGCCATGGGCGGGATCGCGCGGGTCAGCCAGATCCAGCTGTTGCAGATTTTCTTCACCATCGCGTTTTCGGCGTTGTTCTTTGGTGAACATATCGAGCCGATCACTTGGCTGTTCGCGTGTGGGGTGATCGTGACGGTGATGCTGGGGCGCAAGACGGCGGTGCAGCCTGCGCCGGCCCCCAAGGCTAGCGCTATTTGA
- a CDS encoding TonB-dependent receptor, with protein MFRAPCHASHLFLRPSLIVTCLAFSLSAHAETFNLPAQALATSLSQVAQQAQIQLLFDEELLKHVHAPSLNGDFTPEVAIRTLLKNGEFTLIKVGSTYVVRPEEAKTTSSGAVQLDALSVIGTGNQVDSSTVGRSTLSQADIDRYQPNNIPSLLQTLPGVFMGGSPKPGGQTMNIRGMGEAEDIPMTVDGATKSGFERYQQGTVFIEPELIKRIEVEKGPYSAFTGNGGFGGTVHMETKDAPDLLEDGRNAGAMLKYGYSSNDHEQVYSSAIYGRTDDARFDGLAYITQRDGGDMKLAATPPDTRNEYPINPKRLPNSAQNVDGALFKFNAHFTDEHSMGLSYSRSRSQRWTPFSAKSYPTPPLQSAIDRYGYEGALKRFLADRETIDTTYSGKYEYKPLDNPWVDLKLSYSVSNTDQTDERNEDASFSLATGGRKMDTSYNDKILEARNISLFTTGPLEHAVTSGVQIRKHIRETESWMPGATYNTPRYNYGHFQPYFMPHGKVDTQSFYLQDAVTIGAVTITPSLRYDHVRNRGEANDAPYYSNPNPSFGHDYSNRTYTGWSPRLAAYWNITPDVAMFASWNKTWRAPVIDEQYEVQGVGSRTATSVDLDPERITAITAGNVTNFSGVFSREDNLQLRTTLFHNRIEDEIFKATGIGCERQNSVPGTIDTVCGGDMAAKSNYRNVGGMTIKGFEVEGYYDSTYLFGSLSYSWATGKRDNPYTNPWATSTHVWARDVPPAKWVVVLGTKIPSWDAQVGWQGQFVRKTDRLPSDKYSSSLNSVAGDSFYDQYENASYDTQGLFASWKPQQAGLKGTEVNFTVDNLFNRNYRPALSGDRAYSEGRNAKVSVTRFF; from the coding sequence ATGTTTCGCGCGCCTTGCCACGCTTCGCACCTGTTTCTTCGACCGAGCCTCATCGTCACCTGCCTGGCGTTCAGCCTCAGCGCCCACGCCGAGACTTTCAACCTGCCTGCCCAGGCGCTGGCCACGTCCCTGAGCCAGGTGGCGCAGCAGGCCCAGATCCAGTTGCTGTTTGACGAAGAGTTGCTCAAGCACGTGCATGCACCCTCACTCAACGGTGACTTCACGCCGGAAGTGGCGATTCGCACCTTGTTGAAAAATGGTGAGTTCACCCTGATCAAGGTCGGCAGCACCTATGTGGTAAGGCCCGAAGAGGCCAAGACCACCAGCAGCGGTGCCGTACAACTGGACGCCCTGAGCGTGATCGGCACGGGCAACCAGGTGGACTCCAGTACCGTCGGGCGCTCCACCTTGAGCCAGGCCGATATCGACCGCTACCAGCCCAACAACATCCCTTCGCTGCTGCAAACCCTGCCCGGTGTGTTCATGGGTGGCTCGCCCAAACCGGGTGGCCAGACGATGAACATTCGCGGCATGGGCGAGGCCGAAGACATACCAATGACCGTGGATGGCGCGACCAAGAGCGGCTTCGAGCGTTACCAGCAAGGCACCGTGTTCATCGAGCCTGAACTGATCAAGCGCATCGAAGTGGAAAAAGGCCCGTACTCGGCGTTCACCGGCAACGGCGGCTTCGGTGGCACGGTGCACATGGAAACCAAGGACGCTCCGGACTTGCTCGAAGACGGTCGCAATGCCGGCGCCATGCTCAAATATGGCTATTCCAGCAACGATCACGAACAGGTCTACAGTTCGGCCATCTACGGCCGTACCGACGACGCTCGCTTCGACGGCCTGGCCTACATCACCCAACGCGACGGCGGCGACATGAAGCTGGCGGCCACCCCGCCAGACACGCGCAACGAGTACCCGATCAATCCTAAGCGCTTGCCCAACAGCGCGCAGAATGTCGACGGCGCCTTGTTCAAATTCAATGCGCACTTCACCGACGAACACAGCATGGGGCTGTCTTATTCGCGCTCGAGAAGCCAGCGCTGGACGCCTTTCTCGGCCAAGAGCTACCCAACGCCGCCGCTGCAATCGGCCATTGATCGCTACGGCTACGAAGGCGCCCTCAAACGCTTCCTGGCGGATCGCGAGACCATCGACACCACTTACTCGGGCAAGTACGAATACAAGCCACTGGACAACCCCTGGGTGGACTTGAAACTCAGCTACTCCGTGTCCAATACCGACCAGACCGATGAGCGCAACGAAGACGCCTCGTTCTCCCTGGCCACCGGCGGACGCAAGATGGATACCTCGTACAACGACAAGATCCTGGAAGCACGCAACATCAGCCTGTTCACCACCGGGCCGCTGGAACACGCCGTGACCAGTGGTGTACAGATTCGCAAGCACATCCGTGAAACCGAAAGCTGGATGCCCGGCGCCACCTACAACACGCCTCGCTATAACTACGGGCACTTCCAGCCGTATTTCATGCCCCACGGCAAAGTCGACACTCAGTCGTTCTACCTTCAGGATGCCGTGACCATTGGCGCCGTGACCATCACCCCATCCCTGCGCTACGACCACGTGCGCAACCGTGGCGAAGCCAACGATGCGCCGTACTACAGCAACCCGAACCCGTCGTTCGGGCATGACTACAGCAACCGCACCTACACCGGCTGGTCGCCGCGCCTGGCGGCCTATTGGAACATCACGCCGGACGTGGCGATGTTCGCCAGCTGGAACAAAACCTGGCGCGCCCCGGTGATCGACGAACAGTACGAGGTGCAAGGCGTGGGCAGCCGAACCGCCACCAGCGTCGACCTTGACCCCGAACGCATCACCGCGATCACCGCGGGCAACGTCACCAACTTCTCCGGCGTCTTCAGCCGCGAAGACAACCTGCAACTGCGCACCACGCTGTTCCACAACCGTATCGAGGACGAAATTTTCAAGGCGACCGGTATCGGCTGTGAACGGCAGAACTCGGTCCCGGGCACTATCGACACGGTTTGCGGCGGCGACATGGCGGCCAAATCCAACTATCGCAACGTCGGAGGCATGACCATCAAGGGCTTCGAAGTTGAGGGCTACTACGACTCGACTTACCTGTTCGGCTCCCTCTCCTATTCCTGGGCCACCGGTAAACGCGACAACCCTTACACAAACCCGTGGGCCACCAGCACCCATGTGTGGGCCCGCGATGTTCCACCGGCCAAATGGGTGGTGGTGCTGGGGACCAAGATCCCGAGCTGGGACGCGCAGGTGGGTTGGCAAGGGCAATTCGTGCGCAAGACCGACCGCCTGCCCAGCGATAAATATTCCAGCAGCCTCAACAGCGTGGCCGGTGACAGCTTCTACGACCAGTATGAAAACGCCAGCTACGATACTCAGGGCCTGTTCGCCAGCTGGAAACCGCAGCAGGCGGGGCTCAAAGGTACCGAAGTCAACTTCACCGTCGACAACCTGTTCAACCGCAACTACCGCCCAGCCCTCAGCGGCGACCGCGCCTACAGCGAAGGCCGCAACGCGAAGGTCAGCGTCACCCGCTTCTTCTGA